From the Deinococcus sonorensis KR-87 genome, the window TGGACTACTTCCCGCGCTACGCGGTCAGCGTGGACTTCCCGCTGCCGACCCTCAGCGAGGTGGCGCAGTCGGACCTGGTGGTGGTGGTGGGCGCCGACCTGGAGCAGGAAGCGCCGGTGCTGGAACTGCGGATTCAGGAGATGCTGCGCGGCGGCCTGCTGCCCGCAGAGTTCGCCCACGGAACCGCCATCGCGGACCTGCGCCTCACCGAGCGTCCGGCCCGGCGGCGCGAGCGGCTGGCGGTGTTTCACCCCACGCCCACCCGGCTGGCGCAGCAGGCGGGCGTCCGTGCCGAGCTCGGCAGTCTGCGGGTGCTGGAAGGGCTGGCCAGCGGTACCGGCGCCGATGAGGTGCAGGCGGCGGCCCGGCTGCTGGCCGCGGCCGAGCGCCCGATCATCGTGCTGGGATCCGACGCGCTGAGCCAGGGCGGAGTGCTGCTGCACGGGCTGCTGACCGGCATGGCCACCCGCTTCGGGGCCAAGATCCTGCCGGTGCCGGCCGCCGCCAACGCGCGCGGCCTGGGGCACCTGAACCTGCTGCCGCGCGCGGGCGGCCACGGCTACGGCCAGCTGGCCCAGACTCGGGCGGCCTTCATCAGCCGGCTGGACCCGGGCGTGCGCAGCGGCGGCTTCACCATCGTCCACGACACGCACCTGACCCGCACGGCCCGGCTGGCCGACGTGGTGCTGCCGGCCGTGACCAACTACGAGAAGCGCGGCACCACCGTGAATCTGGAGGGCCGCCTGCTGCCGCTGGCCCAGGCCGCCATCGACAGTGGCGAGGGGGCCGACCTGATCCGGGCGCTGGCTGCCGTGAGCGAGGCGCTGGGCCTGAGGGCCCGGGTACGCGGTCTCAGGAGCGCCCAGACGCTGCTGCAGGAGCGCTTCGGGCTGGACGTGTCGGCGCTGCCGCCCCAGGGCCTGATCGCCTCGCTGGGGCCGCGCCACACCGCGCCCAGCACCGTGAAGGTGCACCCGCAGCTGTGGCGGCCCGGCATGCGCCGCGAGGACTTCTCTCCGCTGCCGGAACCTGCACCCGCACCTGAACTGCTGGCGGGGGACGACTGATGCCGCACTGGCTTGCCGACCTGCTGATCGTGGTGCTCAAGGGCGTGCTGGTGGCCTTCGGGCTGCTGACCACCTTCGCCTACATGACCCTGGTGGAGCGCCGGCTGCTGGCGCGCATGCAGATCCGCCTGGGGCCGAACCGCGTCGGCCCGATGGGTCTGCTGCAGCCGCTGGCCGACGCGATCAAGAGCATCTTCAAGGAAGACCTGCGCATCACCATGGCCGATCAGCTGGTGTACACCCTGGCGCCCATCGTGGCCATCGCGTGCGCGCTGACGGCCTTCGGGGGCCTGCCGGCCGGCCCCCCCAACAGCTTCTTCGGGGCCAACCCCTGGGTTTACGACCTGGACGTGGGCATCCTGGCGCTGCTGGCCATCACCAGCATGGGCGTGTACGGCATCTTCCTGGGCGGCTGGGCGTCGGGCAGCAAGTACCCGCTGCTGGGCGGCCTGAGAAGCAGCGCCCAGATGATCAGCTACGAGCTGGGCATGGGCCTCTCCATTCTGGGCCTGCTGATGCTGGTGGGCAGCACCTCCTTCCGCGCCATCACCGGCTGGCAGACGCAGCACGGCTGGCTGGTGCTGTTTCAGCTGCTCGGCTTCGTGACCTTCTTCGTGAGCAGCTTTGCCGAGACCAACCGCACCCCCTTTGACCTGCCGGAGGCCGAGCAGGAACTGGTGGCCGGCTACCTGACCGAGTACTCGGCCATCAAGTGGGCGCTCTTCCAGATGGCCGAGTACGTCAACATGATCACCGCCTCGGCGGTCATGAGCACGCTGTTCTTCGGGGGCTACCGGGGGCCGGGCTTCCTGAACGCCCTGATTCCCGGCATCTCGGAGTGGCCATTCATCTGGCTGTTTCTCAAGATCGCCGTGTTCCTGTTCATCTTCATCTGGGTGCGCGCCACCCTGCCCCGGCTGCGCTACGACCAGCTGATGCGCTTCGGCTGGAAGCTGCTGTTCCCGCTGGCGCTGGCCAACACCCTGGTGACGGCCTTCTATCTGGCGTACCTGAAGGGCTTCGGCCTGTGGCCGCTGGGCGTGCTGGGCCTGATCGGGGTGGCGCTGCTGTTCGTGGCCTCCGACCGGGTGCGCGGGCTGTGGAATACCCCCGGCAAGCGGCTGCAGGACCCGACCGCCGCGAGTCGGGCGGGGGGCGACTGATGCGGTGCGGAATGAAGTGTGGAGGTGCGTATGGGAGTGCTTGAAATCGCCAAGGGCATGGGTCTGACCCTGGGCAAGGTGTTTCAGAAACCGGTGACCGTGAGTTACCCGGAGCAGCGCGCGCAGCTCAAGCCGCGCTTCCGGGGCCGGCACGTGCTGACCCGCCACCCGGACACCGGGCTGGAGAAGTGCATCGGCTGCTCGCTGTGCGCGGCGGCCTGCCCGGCCTACGCGATCTACGTGGAGGCCGCCGAGAACGACCCGGCCCACCCCACCAGCCCCGGCGAGCGCTACGCCGCCGTGTACGAGATCAACATGCTCCGCTGCATCTTCTGCGGCATGTGCGAGGAAGCCTGCCCCACGGGCGCAGTGGTGCTGGGCAACGAGTTCGAGATGGCCGACTACCGCTACCGCGACTTCGTGTACGGCAAGGAGGACATGCTGGTGGGCGTGACCGGCAGCGTGCCGCAGCGCCGCGAGTCGGCGCGGAGCGGCAAGCCGGTGCGGCTGGGCTTCCAGGTGCCGGAAGGCCCCCGCCCCGAGCTGGAAGGAGTGACCTACAAGTGAGCATGGTCGCCTTTCTGATTCTGGCGCTGCTGACCATCGTGGGCGGCATCATCACGGTGGCGGCGCGCAACGCGGTACACGCGGCGCTGGGGCTGGTGGGCACGCTGCTCAGCGTGGCCGGGCTGTACGCCACCATGAGCGCCAGCTTTCTGGCCACCGTGCAGGTCGTGGTGTACGCCGGAGCCATCATGGTGCTGTTCCTGTTTGTGATCATGCTGCTGGACGCCAACCGCCCGGTGCAGGAGGAGAACCGGATTCCCTACCTGACCGAGGTGGCGGCCATCGGGGGCGGCCTGCTGGCGGCGGCCTTTGTGGTGCTGGCCATCACGTACAGAGACCCCAAGCCGCTGGCGCAGAGCGCGGCGGCCCTGCAGAACGGCGCGCCGGGGCCGGTGGGGGAGGCGCTGCTGACCCGCTTCCTGCTGCCGTTCGAGGCGGTCAGCATCCTGCTGCTGGTGGCGGTGGTCGGCTCGGTGGCGCTGGTGCAGCGCCCCGCCGTGCAGCCGGACCCGGTGGCCGAGCCGGAACTGGCCCGCGCCGGCGAGCGCCAGGAGGTGGGCGCGTGAGCCGCCCGGCCCTGGCCTCCGCCTTCCGCCCCTCCTTCCTCTCCCTCCGGAGGCCCGCATGACCCCCACCTCCGCCTACATCGCCCTGTCGGGCATCCTGTTCGCCATCGGCATGTTCGGTGTGATGACGCGCCGCACCGCCGTGATGGTGTTCCTGAGCGTGGAGCTGATGCTGAACGCCGCCAACCTGTCGCTGGTGGCCTTCGCGCGTGCCTGGGGCGACCTGACCGCCCAGACCGCCGTGTTCATCGTGATGACGCTGGCCGCCGCCGAGGTCGCCATCGGCCTCGCCATCATCGTGGCCATCTTCCGCAAGCGCGAGACCACCAACGTGGACCAGCTCGCCAGCCTGAAGGGATAACAGCATGCCCCTGTACCTGCTTCCGCTGTTTCCCCTGATCGGGTTCGTGCTGCTGATCTGTTTCGGGCGGGCCTTCCGCGGCGCGCTCGGCGGCGTGATCGGCTCGGTCGCCGTGGCGGCCAGCTTCGTGGTGGCGCTGCTGCTGGTGCTGAACCTGTCGGGCCCCACCCACGAGGTGCTGTGGACCTGGCTGCCCAACATGGCGCAGAACAGCAACCTGAAGGTCGGCCTGTACCTGGACCGGCTGTCCGCGATGATGTGTCTGATCATCACCGGTATCGGCACCCTGATCCACATCTATTCCATCTCGTACATGCGCGGCGACCGGCGCTACACCCGCTTCTTCGCCTTCCTGAACTTCTTCGTGGCCATGATGCTGATTCTGGTGCTGGCCGACAGCTACCCGCTGATGTTCGTGGGCTGGGAAGGGGTGGGCATGGCCAGCTACCTGCTGATCGGGTTCTGGTACTCGGGCCGCAACAGCGAGCAGAGCGCCGGAGCGCTGCGCGAAGCGAGCGACCAGGAGGGCGTGGCCAACAGCAATGCCGCCCGCAAGGCCTTCATCATGAACCGCGTTGGCGACCTGGGCTTCATGCTCGGCATGTTCCTGATGTACAAGGCTTACGGCACCCTGGTGATTCCGGAGCTGATGCAGCAGGGCGAGGCGCTGGCCCAGGCCGGGCGGAGCGTCATCGAACTGATGTGCCTGTTCCTGCTGGTCGGGGCCATCGGCAAGAGCGGTCAGCTGCCGCTCACCACCTGGCTGCCCGACGCGATGGCCGGCCCCACGCCAGTCTCGGCGCTGATCCACGCGGCCACCATGGTCACGGCCGGCGTGTACCTGATCTCGCGCACGCACTTCCTCTACGACCTCGCGCCCGGCGCCAGCCTGTGGGTCGCCTGGGTAGGCGGCCTGACCGCGCTGTACGGGGCCATCTCGGCGCTCAACCAGTACGACATCAAGAAGATCCTGGCCTACAGCACCGTATCGCAGCTGGGGTACATGTTCATGGCGGTGGGGCTGCACAGCTACACGGCGGGGCTGTTTCACCTGCTCACCCATGCCTTCTTCAAGGCGCTGCTGTTCCTGGCGGCGGGCGCAGTCATTCACGCGCTGCACGAGCAGCAGGACGTGCGCGAAATGGGCGGCCTGCACCGGCGCATGCCGTTCGCACATCTGGTGAGTCTGGCGGGCGTGCTGGCCATCTCGGGCATTCCGATCTGGAGCGGCTTCTTTTCCAAGGACAGCATCCTGACCAGCGCGTATGAGCAGAACCTGCCGCTGTACCTGATCGGGCTGCTGGTGGCCCTGCTGACCGCCTTCTACATGGGCCGCTGGTATTTCCTGGTGTGGCGCGGCGAGTACCGGGGGCACGCGCACCCGCACGAGTCGGACGCGGTCATCAACGCGCCGCTGGGCGTGCTGGCCGCGCTCGCCACTTTGGGCGGCTTCCTGAACATTCCCGGCTTCCTGGGCGGAAGTCAGGCGCTCAGCCGCTGGCTCTCGGCGGCGGTGCCGTTCGAGGCGCACGAGCTTGCCATCAGCACCGAGTGGGGCCTGACCATTGCGGCGGTGGCCGCCGGGGTGCTGGGCCTGCTGGGGGCCTTCCTGCTGTACCGCCGGCAGGCCATCACCGACGTGCCGCTGCGTGAGCTGAGCCGCAACTCGCTGTACCTCGACCAGCTCTACGACACCGTGTTCAACCGACCGGCACGCGGCATTGCCGGCGGCCTGGACCTGATGGACCGGGGCGTGGACGGCACGGTGCAGGGCATCGGAGAGAACGTGGGCGCGGTGGGCCACGTGTTCACCTTCTGGCAGAGCGGCTTTGTGCGCAGCTACGCGGTCAGCATGCTGCTCGGCACGGTGGTGCTGGTGGGGTACTGGGCCGTGAAGGCCCTGGGAGGCCTGGGATGATCCACGTGTTTCTGTTCCTTCCGATGCTGGCCAGCCTGCTGCTGATGATCACGCCGGTGCGCTGGCGCGAGGAGGTGGCCGGCTTCGCGGCGGCGGCCACCCTCGGCATCGGGCTGTGGATGTGGGGGGCCGGCGGCGCGGCCCTGTTCTCGGTCGGCTGGATTCCGGCGCTCGGCGTCACGTACTCGGTGGCGCTGGACGGGGTCAGCCTGCTGCTGGCCCTGATCACCGCCCTGATGACCTTCGTGGCGATCATCTACACCGCGCGGCGCATTCATAACCCCGGCACCATGCTCAGCCTGATCCTGGCGATGGAGACCGGCCTGCTGGGCATCTATGCCGCCCGCGACTTCGTGCTGTTCTACGTGTTCTTCGAGGACGCCCTCATTCCGGCGCTGCTGATGCTGGCCATCTACGGCAAGACGCACCGCATGGCCGCCCTGATCAAGTTCGGAGCCTACACGCTGCTCGGCAGCATGCTGATGCTGGTGAGCATCATCGGCTACAAGGCGCTGGGCGGCAGCCCCAGCTTCGCACTGAGCGACCTGATCGCCAACCCGGTGAAAGGCGCGGCGCAGACCTGGCTGTACCTGGGCTTCCTGGCGGCCATGGCGGTGAAGTTGCCGCTGTTTCCGCTGCACGCGTGGCTGCCCGCCTACCACGAGCAGAACCACGACAGCGGCGTGGCCGACGTGATGGGCACGCTCTACAAGGTGGGCGCCTACGGCCTCTTCCGCTTCGGCGTCACGCTGTTTCCGGACGCCAGCCTGGAACTGCGCCCGGTGCTGATGGCGCTGGCGGCCTTCACCGCCATCTACGCGGCCTGGGTGGCCTTCCACCAGACCGACTGGAAGCGGCTGCTGGCCTACGCGGGCCTCAGCCACATGGGGCTGGTGGGCCTGGGCATCTTCAGCCTCAACGAAACGGCCATGATCGGGGCGCTGTACCTGCTGGCCTTCCAGAACGTCTACACCGGCGCGCTGTTCCTGGCCGCCGGCATGGTGCAGGAGCGGGTCGGCAGCCTCAGCACCCGGGTGGGCGGCCTGATGACCCAGGCGCCCATCCTCTCGGGCGTCACCATGAGCCTGTGGTTCGCCAGCATCGCGGTGCCGGGGCTGGCCGGCTTTATCGGTGAGTTCAGCGTGCTGCTGGGCGCCTATCAGGTGAGCCCGTGGCTGGCCTTCATTGCGGGGCTCTCCACCATCGCGGCGGCCGTGTATGCGCTCAGCGCATACCAGACCACCTACTGGCAGGCCAGACCGCTGGGGGCCATCCGGGTGCTGGACCTGCAACACACCGAGTGGCTGGTGCTGGGCGCCCCGCTCGCGGTGGCGATCTTCTTCGGGGTGTACTCGGGGCCGGCCCTCAACCTGATTCAGCCGGTGGTTCGTGCCCTGATCGGAGGCGGTGCCTGATGCAACTTCCCGACGTTTCGCTGCTGCCGATGCTCCCCATCCTGCTGGTGCTGCTGGGGGCGGTGGCGGCCACGGTGCTGGGCTTCACGCTGCACCGCCGCAGCGTGGCGGTGCTGGCCATCATCACGCTGCTGCTGAGTGCCGTCAGCCTGGTCCCGCTGTGGAACCGGGGCCTGAGTGCCTTTAACGGCAGCCTGCAGGCCGACAATCCGGCGCTGGCGCTGGCCTTCGTGCTGCTGCTGGGCGGGGCCCTGACGCTGCTGGTCAGCCTGGACACCGCCTACCGGGCGCGGCTGAGCTTCCCGGAGTTCGACGCGATGCTGCTGTATGCCCTCAGCGGCACCCTGATCATCGCCTTTGCCGGCGACCTGATCACCCTGCTGATCGGGCTGGAGGTCATGAGCTTGTCCGGCTACGTGCTGGTCACCCTGCAGGACAGCCGCCGCAGCGACGAGAGCGGCCTGAAGTACTTCCTGCTGGGCGCCACCGGCAGCGCCATCCTGATCTACGGCATCGCGCTCACCTACGGGGCCACCGGCAGCCTGAACTTCGCCGGGATCGCCTCGGCGGTCAGCGGCCTGCAGACCCTCAACCAGCCGCTGCTCACGGCGGGCGCGGTGCTGCTGCTGTGCGGCTTCGGCTTCAAGGTGGCGCTGGCGCCGTTCCACCAGTGGACGCCGGACGTGTACAGCGGCGCGCCCACGGTGGTGAGCCTGTTCCTGAGCACGGTGGTCAAGGTGGCGGCCTTCGCCGGGCTGCTGCGGGTGTTCGGCGGGGCGCTGCTGCACGCGCCCGGCTGGGCGGCGGCGCTGGCGGTGCTCACGGCGGCCACGCTGGTGGTGGGCAACCTGGCGGCCATGTTCCAGCAGAACTTCAAGCGGCTGCTGGCGTACTCGGCGGTGGCCCAGACCGGCTTCCTGGCGCTGACGCTGCTGGGTCGGCCCGAGCAGGGTGGCCCGGCGCTCAGCTACTACCTGCTGGTGTACACCCTCACAACGGCGGCGGCGCTGGCGGTGGTGGCGGCGCTGCAGCGCTCCGAGGCGGGCCTGGAGATCAACGACATGCGCGGGCTGTACTACCGGCACCCCGGCTACGCGGTGGCGCTGGCCATCTGTCTGGCCAGTCTGGCGGGCCTGCCGCCGTTCGCCGGCTTCATGGCCAAGTACATGGCCTTCCAGGTGGCCTTCCAGAACGGCTACGCCTGGGTGGCGGTCATCGCGGCGCTGAGCAGCATCGCGGCCTTCGTGTACTACATGCGGGTGGCGGCGCTGATGTTCATGCCGGACCGCACGCCCGCCCGCGAGTACAACGGGGTCCGGCCTGCCACCACCTTCAGCGTGGCGTTGGGTGTGGCGGCCATCACGGCGCTGGGCATCCTTCCGAACCTGGCCTACGGCTGGGTGGCCTACCCGGACATCTGGACCCGGCTGGCCGGGACCTGAGCCGGACCGCTACACCCCGTTGCGGTACTTGCTGCGAAACCGCATTCTGGACGCCCGCTCGATCAGTTCGGCGGGCGTCTGCACGTCGGGGCCGGTCAGCGCATAGCCCAGGCTGGCGTGCACCACACGTTCGGTGCCGCCGCTGCGGCCCAGCACCTCGCCCATCCGTTCGGCGGTGCGGGCCAGCTGCTGCGCCTCGGCGTCGTCCAGCAGCACCGCGAACTCGTCCGGGCCCCAGCGGAACACCATGCTGCCGCGCCGCCGGGCGCCCCGCCGCTGGGCAGCCAGTTCACGCATCAGCTGCTGTTCCGCCTGCGTGGCCAGCGTCCCGCTGACGGCCCGCAGCGGGCTCAGGTCCACCAGCAGCAGGCCGATCGGGCGCTCCTCCCGCGTCTGCCAGCGGTGTTCGATGGCCCGGGTGAAGGCCAGCCGGTTGCCCAGGCCGGTGAGCGGGTCGCGGGTCACGAGGTTCTGCAGCTGCCACCAGCGTTCCAGCGCGACCAGCAGCGTGCCCAGAATCGCGCACAGCGACAGGGTGACGCCGGGGAACTGCACGTTGGCCACCCACAGCGGCCCCGAGAACAGTACCGCTCCGCCGGCCAGCGCCGGCCCCCAGAATCCGCGCAGCAGCACGGTGGCGAGCGCCGCTGCCACACCTAGCAGCAGTTCGGCCCACATCGGCATCCGCCGAAACGGCGCCGAGAGCAGCGACGAGACGGCCCGCGCCTGCAGCGCCACCTGCGGCACCGTGCGGCGGGCCACATCCTGCGCGGCTGGGCTGCCCTGCGCCGTCAGGCCGATCAAGACCACCCGGCCCTGCAGCTGAGCGCGGCTCAGGCCCGGCGTGCCGCTGATCAGCCTCAGGAACGACAGGGTGGGCAGCGAGCCGGTCGCATGATCCGGGTAGCGCAGCGTCCGGCGCTGCAACGAGGGCGCCACCGTCACGTTGGCCGCCGCACCCAGCTGAGCGCTGAAGCTGGCCACCAGCTGACCGCCGTTCAGACGCCCGCCGGTCTGGAAGCTGCGGACCACGCCGTCCGGGTCCAGATTGACGCTGGACAGGCCGAAGGCGGGCGGGGTCGCGCCGCGCAGCAGCGGATTCCGCTGGCCGGTGGGGTCATCCGGCGGGGTGGCCAGCACCACCGGCGCCCGACGTCACCGCCTGCCGCACTGCCTCGTCGCCGGGGGCGGGGCCGCGGAGCGGGACATCCAGCCCCACCGCCTGGACGCCCGCCTCATTCAGGGTGGTGAGGGCGCGCGCATACAGGGTGCGGTCCCAGCGGTCCGGGGCGCCGTAGGCGCGCACGGTGGCGTCGTCAATGCCCACCACCAGCACGCGCGGGTCCAGGCGGGAGGGCAGGCCCCGGTTTAGGGCGTCCCAGAGGGCCGGGTTCTGCGGCAGGGCCAGCACCAGCAGGGTGGAGCCCAACAGGGCGAGCGGCACATTCAGCCGGATCAGGGTGGTGCCGGGCAACCTAAACCGGTACATCCGCCCCAGATCCGGCGCGGGGTGAAGGCAGGTTTCCACAGCCCGGCGTGTCCACCTTCTCATTTTAGAGGAAATTTGTCACAAAACGTATACTGATGGGCGTGCTATTGGGGGTAGAGGACGCGATCAAGGATTATGGGACGCGCTCGGTGCTGGACGGCGTGTCTGTCCAGATCGAGCCTGGGGACCGGCTGGCGCTGGTGGGCCGCAACGGGGCGGGCAAAAGCACCCTGCTGCGGCTGCTGACCGGGGAGGTGCCGCCGGACGCCGGTATCGTGCGGCGCGGGCCGGGGGTGCGGGTGCGCTCGCTGGCCCAGGACCCGGTGTTTCCGGAGGGCAGCACGGTGGATCAGGTGATGGAGGCCGCCTTCCGCGACCTGGACCTGCTGGAAGCGGAGCTGAACGAGGCGGCGGAGCAGATGGTCGGCGGCAGCGAGGCGAGCATCCTGCACCACGCGCAGCTGCTGGAGCAGTTCGGGCGGCGCGGCGGGTACGAGCGCCGCAGCCGCAAGGAGGGCGTGGGGCTGGCCTTCGGCTTCCGCGGCCGCGAACACGAGCTGGTCAGCGGCCTCTCGGGGGGCGAGCGCACCCGGCTGGGGTTGGCTGCCCTGCTGGTGGAGAACCCGGACGTGCTGCTGCTGGACGAGCCGACCAACCACCTGGACATTCAGATGGTGGAATGGCTGGAGCGCTTCCTGAGCGGCTACCGCGGCGCCATGCTGCTGATCAGCCACGACCGGGCCTTCCTGGACGCGGTCAGCACCCAGACCGCCTACCTGTCGGGCGGCACGCTGAAGGTGTACCCGGGCAACTACTCGCGCTTCCGTGAGCAGCTGGAAGCGGACCTGGAGCGGCAGCGGCAGCGCTACGCCATCGAGTCGCGGCAGATCGCCACCCTGCAGGCCAGCGCCGACCGCATGAAGATCTGGGGCCTGGGCATGAGCAAGCTGGCCCGCCGCGCCAAAAGCATGCAGACGCGGGTGGACCGGATGCAGGCGGCGGCCACCGCCGCGCCGCCCCCGCCGGAGCGGCGGCTGTCTAGCATCGTGTTTCACGCGCCCCAGAGCGGCGACCTGGTGCTGGACGCCCAGCACCTGACCCGCACGGTGGAGGGCCGCACCCTGTTCCGGGACGTGAACGTGCAGCTGCGCCGGGGCGACCGGGTAGCGCTGATTGGGCGCAACGGCGCCGGCAAGACCACCCTGCTCAAGACCCTGCTGGGGCTGGCGCCCAGCGACGATCCCCGGGCCAGCGTCCGCACCGGGGCGCGGGTGACGGTGGGCTACTACGACCAGCAACTGCGCGGCGTGGACGAGCACGCCACCCTCTATGACGAGGCCCGCAGCTACGTGGAAAAGGACGCCCAGGCACACGACCTGCTCGGCACCTACCTGTTTCCCTATGACCAGCACGACAAGCGGGTCAGCACCCTGTCGGGCGGCGAGCGGGCGCGGCTGGCGCTGCTGAAGCTGGCCCAGGAGGACCACAACCTGCTGGTGCTGGACGAGCCGACCAACCACCTGGATATGGAGATGCTGGAGACGCTGGAAGCGGCGCTCGACGACTTCCACGGCACGCTGCTGATGATCAGCCACGACCGCCGGCTGGTGGAGAACCTCGCCGACCAGATCTGGCTGATCGAGGACGGGCAGTTCTACAGCTACCCGGGCGGCTACAGCTACTACAAGGAAAAGCACCGGCCGGCTGAGGTGGCGGCGCCGGTGAAGGCGGCGCTCAGTGCCCCGGAGAAGCCGAAAGGCAAGGGCCTGTGGCACCTGAAGCGCGAGGCCGAGGCGATTGAGGCCGAGATTGCCGCGCTGGAGGAGCAGCTGAACGCCGCCCACGACGCGCTGGCCTCCGCTGGCCCAGACGCCGACTTCGCCGCGCTGGGTGAGGCCGCCCACCTCCTGGAGCAGCAGCTGGAGCAGAAAATGGACGACTGGGCCAGGGTGCAGGGCGAGGTGGAGGCCAGGGGGTAGGGGAGAGGGCTAAACAGCAGCGCGGTCCCTACACCAGGGGCCGCGCTGCTGCCTGTGAGGTGCAGGGCGGGTGGACCGCCTCTGCCCCTCAGTCCGCCACGCCCGCCACTTCCACCGGCAGTGCCACGCCCTGCATCTTCAGCGCGGCCTCGGTCCAGCCCTCGTCGCTGAGGTGGCGGTACAGGTGCGCCCACTGCCAGCGCCGGTACGCGGCCGCCTGCGCCGGCGCGCCGCGTTCCCGCCCGGTGTATCCGCCCAGATCGTCCAGCGTGCGCGGCCCCCAGGCAAAACTGACCCGTCCAGTACCGGCCGCAGCTGCGGCCAGCCAGCGGCCCAGCGTGTCTTCCGGCGGCAGGCCATACAGCACCACCTCGCCGCTCAGCCGGGCGTCTGGCCCCAGCAGCTGCACGCCGGGAATGTTCTCGGTCAGGTACTCGGCCACCTTGCCCTCGGCATAGGCGTTGGCGCCCGCCCGCAGGTGCTGCATGGCAGACTTGGGGTCCAGGCGCGGCAGGGAGAGCGAGGACGCCCCCTCACCGGCCAGGTCCAGCGGCGCCGCCGGGCGCAGGCCCTCCAGCATCAGCTCGGTGCGGACCCGGCCCCGGAATT encodes:
- a CDS encoding sensor domain-containing diguanylate cyclase, with protein sequence MLATPPDDPTGQRNPLLRGATPPAFGLSSVNLDPDGVVRSFQTGGRLNGGQLVASFSAQLGAAANVTVAPSLQRRTLRYPDHATGSLPTLSFLRLISGTPGLSRAQLQGRVVLIGLTAQGSPAAQDVARRTVPQVALQARAVSSLLSAPFRRMPMWAELLLGVAAALATVLLRGFWGPALAGGAVLFSGPLWVANVQFPGVTLSLCAILGTLLVALERWWQLQNLVTRDPLTGLGNRLAFTRAIEHRWQTREERPIGLLLVDLSPLRAVSGTLATQAEQQLMRELAAQRRGARRRGSMVFRWGPDEFAVLLDDAEAQQLARTAERMGEVLGRSGGTERVVHASLGYALTGPDVQTPAELIERASRMRFRSKYRNGV
- a CDS encoding CHASE2 domain-containing protein, with product METCLHPAPDLGRMYRFRLPGTTLIRLNVPLALLGSTLLVLALPQNPALWDALNRGLPSRLDPRVLVVGIDDATVRAYGAPDRWDRTLYARALTTLNEAGVQAVGLDVPLRGPAPGDEAVRQAVTSGAGGAGHPAG
- the abc-f gene encoding ribosomal protection-like ABC-F family protein, whose translation is MLLGVEDAIKDYGTRSVLDGVSVQIEPGDRLALVGRNGAGKSTLLRLLTGEVPPDAGIVRRGPGVRVRSLAQDPVFPEGSTVDQVMEAAFRDLDLLEAELNEAAEQMVGGSEASILHHAQLLEQFGRRGGYERRSRKEGVGLAFGFRGREHELVSGLSGGERTRLGLAALLVENPDVLLLDEPTNHLDIQMVEWLERFLSGYRGAMLLISHDRAFLDAVSTQTAYLSGGTLKVYPGNYSRFREQLEADLERQRQRYAIESRQIATLQASADRMKIWGLGMSKLARRAKSMQTRVDRMQAAATAAPPPPERRLSSIVFHAPQSGDLVLDAQHLTRTVEGRTLFRDVNVQLRRGDRVALIGRNGAGKTTLLKTLLGLAPSDDPRASVRTGARVTVGYYDQQLRGVDEHATLYDEARSYVEKDAQAHDLLGTYLFPYDQHDKRVSTLSGGERARLALLKLAQEDHNLLVLDEPTNHLDMEMLETLEAALDDFHGTLLMISHDRRLVENLADQIWLIEDGQFYSYPGGYSYYKEKHRPAEVAAPVKAALSAPEKPKGKGLWHLKREAEAIEAEIAALEEQLNAAHDALASAGPDADFAALGEAAHLLEQQLEQKMDDWARVQGEVEARG